Proteins from a single region of Nocardioides oleivorans:
- a CDS encoding TlyA family RNA methyltransferase, which yields MPPRRLRLDQELVRRGLARSREHASELVAAGRVTVSGAPATKPATGVTTDVAIVVREDPTSVDYVSRGGHKLAGALAAFADHGLSVEGTRCLDAGASTGGFTDVLLRAGAREVVAVDVGYGQLAWSLQSDERVQVHDRTNIRELTLETIGDPVDVVVGDLSFISLALVLDPLLSVTREDGALALMVKPQFEVGKERVGKGGVVRDLALRAEAVTTIADLAAERGWGAVAVTVSPLPGPSGNVEFFLLLRHGPAQIGADDITTEVVRAGSMGVAGERVDP from the coding sequence GTGCCACCACGACGACTACGACTCGACCAGGAGCTCGTCCGGCGGGGACTGGCTCGTTCGCGCGAGCATGCGAGCGAGCTGGTGGCAGCCGGGAGGGTGACGGTGTCGGGCGCGCCCGCGACGAAGCCGGCGACCGGCGTCACGACCGACGTCGCGATCGTCGTGCGGGAGGACCCGACCTCGGTCGACTACGTGTCGCGGGGTGGGCACAAGCTCGCCGGCGCGCTGGCTGCCTTCGCGGACCACGGACTGTCGGTCGAGGGCACGCGCTGCCTGGACGCGGGCGCGTCGACCGGCGGCTTCACCGACGTGCTGCTCCGAGCCGGCGCGCGGGAGGTGGTGGCCGTCGACGTCGGCTACGGGCAGCTCGCCTGGTCGCTGCAGAGCGACGAGCGGGTGCAGGTGCACGACCGCACCAACATCCGCGAGCTCACCCTCGAGACCATCGGCGACCCGGTGGACGTGGTCGTCGGCGACCTGTCCTTCATCTCCCTGGCCCTGGTGCTCGACCCCCTCCTGTCGGTGACCCGCGAGGACGGCGCCCTGGCACTGATGGTGAAGCCGCAGTTCGAGGTGGGGAAGGAGCGCGTGGGCAAGGGCGGCGTCGTGCGTGACCTCGCCCTGCGGGCCGAGGCCGTGACCACCATTGCCGACCTGGCGGCCGAGCGCGGCTGGGGTGCCGTGGCGGTCACGGTGAGCCCGCTGCCCGGCCCGTCGGGCAACGTCGAGTTCTTCCTGCTGCTGCGTCACGGGCCGGCGCAGATCGGTGCGGACGACATCACCACCGAGGTCGTGCGCGCAGGCTCGATGGGGGTGGCGGGTGAGAGGGTGGACCCGTGA
- a CDS encoding HAD-IIA family hydrolase, with translation MLAESTAPIVESHDLVMFDLDGVVYVGSDAIDGVSARVERIRESGRHVAFVTNNASRTPAQVAEKLVGVGVEATASDVVTSAQAAARVLLEAHGSGAKVLLLGGEGLRVALLEAGLEPVSDPDGAVAVTSGYGPDVRWRDIMRVSTLVKEGLPYVASNTDMTIPTPYGLAPGHGVLVQTISGFAGVTPTVAGKPEKPLMEETVLRVGGDRPIMVGDRLDTDIEGAHAIDVPSLLVLTGVTWLEDLAAATPELRPSYVSPTLEGLFEPHPVPTTGEDKVELGGWVATVVEGRLAVTGAGSDADWWRVAATACWLHLDDSGSVADVSDTTPPGPVRRLGAE, from the coding sequence ATGCTCGCGGAGTCGACTGCGCCGATCGTCGAGTCGCACGACCTGGTCATGTTCGACCTGGACGGCGTCGTCTACGTCGGGAGCGACGCCATCGACGGGGTCTCGGCCCGCGTCGAGAGGATCCGGGAGTCGGGCCGGCACGTCGCGTTCGTGACCAACAACGCCTCACGCACCCCCGCCCAGGTGGCGGAGAAGCTCGTGGGCGTCGGGGTCGAGGCGACGGCCTCCGACGTGGTGACCTCGGCCCAGGCGGCGGCGCGGGTGCTGCTCGAGGCGCACGGCAGTGGGGCGAAGGTGCTGCTGCTCGGCGGCGAAGGACTCCGGGTGGCCCTCCTCGAGGCCGGCCTCGAGCCGGTCTCCGACCCCGACGGAGCCGTGGCGGTCACGAGCGGCTACGGCCCCGACGTGCGCTGGCGCGACATCATGCGGGTCTCGACGCTGGTGAAGGAGGGGCTGCCCTACGTCGCCAGCAACACCGACATGACCATCCCCACGCCCTACGGCCTGGCGCCGGGGCACGGCGTCCTGGTGCAGACGATCTCCGGATTCGCCGGCGTCACCCCCACGGTGGCCGGGAAGCCGGAGAAGCCGCTGATGGAGGAGACGGTCCTGCGGGTCGGAGGCGATCGTCCGATCATGGTCGGCGACCGGCTCGACACCGACATCGAGGGCGCGCACGCCATCGACGTACCGTCGCTCCTCGTCCTCACCGGCGTGACCTGGCTGGAGGACCTGGCGGCAGCCACGCCGGAGCTGCGTCCGTCCTACGTCTCACCGACGCTGGAGGGCCTGTTCGAGCCGCACCCGGTGCCGACGACGGGCGAGGACAAGGTGGAGCTCGGGGGCTGGGTCGCGACCGTCGTCGAGGGCCGGCTTGCGGTCACGGGAGCGGGCTCGGACGCCGACTGGTGGCGCGTCGCCGCGACCGCCTGCTGGCTCCACCTCGACGACTCCGGAAGCGTCGCCGACGTCTCCGACACGACCCCGCCCGGGCCGGTCCGACGGCTCGGTGCCGAGTAG
- a CDS encoding single-stranded DNA-binding protein — MTKARMREEGDAELVANDVRLVGRLSAAPAVVELPSGDTLMTFRISVERSARAGSPAARGSAQRVDSVPCTAWASRLRRSVATWRVGDIVEVEGAVRCRFYQAGGATRSRVEVEATSGRLMRRSPAA, encoded by the coding sequence GTGACCAAGGCACGCATGAGGGAAGAGGGCGACGCAGAGCTCGTCGCCAACGACGTACGACTGGTGGGTCGGTTGAGCGCCGCGCCCGCTGTGGTGGAGCTGCCGAGCGGCGACACGTTGATGACGTTCCGGATCTCGGTGGAGCGGAGCGCGAGAGCGGGTTCGCCCGCCGCTCGAGGCAGCGCACAACGCGTCGACTCGGTCCCGTGCACGGCATGGGCCTCGCGCCTGCGCCGCAGCGTGGCGACGTGGCGCGTCGGCGACATCGTCGAGGTCGAGGGTGCCGTGCGGTGTCGCTTCTACCAGGCGGGAGGAGCCACCCGGTCCCGTGTGGAGGTCGAGGCGACCTCCGGCCGGCTCATGCGTCGTTCACCGGCCGCATGA
- a CDS encoding DUF1015 family protein has protein sequence MDFETVAAPYVAKPLTLVPFRAVMLAPGRVGDPASARALARPYRDVAARLTRWIDQRRATSDTAPALYLHEYTSGGMTIRGLVGALDVSRRATTMADRAVWPHEGIHPEQAGELADRMLQMDLNPAPILLVHHGGAALRALLTEVAAARPEWRYLDRTGQRQRIWAIRDDEVLAQIEVHLAAARCLIADGHHRYAAYLRLQEQHPGTPWDAGLAMLVDQLDTPLFLGAIHRTLTGTTLADLTGAARAAGAEVETRTRQHALSALDSTHLVLTDGDDWRTVEPRLLEREAAVSWLHEQVLPRLPRPVDRIAHHHNVDDALSATGRTSPAVLLPSPDFDQVRALVEAGGLLPEKATSFQPKPSLGVLMRPVNDA, from the coding sequence ATGGACTTCGAGACGGTGGCAGCGCCGTACGTCGCGAAGCCCCTCACGCTCGTGCCGTTCCGAGCCGTGATGCTGGCGCCGGGACGCGTCGGGGATCCTGCGTCGGCCCGAGCCCTCGCGAGACCCTATCGCGACGTCGCGGCCCGGTTGACCCGGTGGATCGACCAGCGACGCGCCACGAGCGACACCGCTCCGGCCCTTTACCTCCACGAGTACACCTCGGGCGGGATGACCATCCGCGGGCTGGTGGGCGCCCTCGACGTGTCCCGACGTGCCACGACGATGGCGGATCGCGCGGTGTGGCCGCACGAGGGGATCCACCCCGAGCAGGCCGGCGAGCTCGCCGACCGGATGCTGCAGATGGACCTCAACCCAGCACCGATCCTCCTGGTGCACCACGGCGGCGCGGCCCTGCGCGCGCTCCTCACCGAGGTCGCAGCAGCGCGACCGGAGTGGCGCTACCTCGATCGCACCGGCCAGCGCCAACGGATCTGGGCCATCCGCGACGACGAGGTCCTGGCGCAGATCGAGGTCCACCTGGCCGCGGCGCGCTGCCTCATCGCGGACGGGCACCACCGGTACGCCGCCTACCTCCGACTCCAGGAGCAGCACCCCGGCACCCCGTGGGACGCCGGACTCGCGATGCTCGTCGACCAGCTCGACACTCCGCTCTTCCTCGGTGCCATCCACCGCACCCTGACTGGTACGACGCTCGCCGACCTCACCGGGGCCGCCCGAGCCGCCGGCGCCGAGGTCGAGACGCGCACCCGTCAGCATGCGCTCAGCGCCCTGGACAGCACGCACCTCGTCCTCACCGACGGCGACGACTGGCGCACGGTCGAACCCCGGCTGCTCGAGCGGGAGGCCGCGGTCTCGTGGCTGCACGAGCAGGTCCTCCCCCGGCTCCCGCGCCCGGTGGACCGGATCGCCCACCACCACAACGTCGACGACGCACTATCCGCCACGGGACGGACGTCACCAGCCGTGCTCCTGCCGAGTCCGGACTTCGACCAGGTGCGGGCGCTCGTCGAGGCAGGTGGCCTGCTGCCGGAGAAGGCCACGTCCTTCCAGCCCAAGCCGAGCCTGGGCGTGCTCATGCGGCCGGTGAACGACGCATGA